In Fundulus heteroclitus isolate FHET01 chromosome 8, MU-UCD_Fhet_4.1, whole genome shotgun sequence, a genomic segment contains:
- the LOC118564028 gene encoding LOW QUALITY PROTEIN: tRNA-uridine aminocarboxypropyltransferase 2-like (The sequence of the model RefSeq protein was modified relative to this genomic sequence to represent the inferred CDS: deleted 2 bases in 1 codon), with protein MEDASILSWKEKRRRLNEEKHPELAAVCRDDRTLILYPGPKSQNLEELVQRNAEIAAVKNNVIIIDGTWSQAKNMFLKNSMFHLPKQVQLNRMLSSQYVIRTQPTNICLSTLECAAVALSILEQKEEIQEILLRPLKALCSFQLQHGAQIHHSKEHLLRNGMYDKPMPKNKRKIKRMEKLMTDHSICPR; from the exons ATGGAAGATGCATCAATCCTCTCCTGGAAGGAGAAGC GAAGGAGGTTGAATGAAGAAAA GCATCCGGAGCTAGCTGCTGTGTGTCGGGATGACAGAACTCTCATATTGTACCCCGGACCTAAATCCCAGAACCTGGAGGAGCTGGTGCAACGCAACGCC GAGATCGCCGCGGTGAAAAACAACGTGATCATTATAGACGGCACGTGGAGCCAGGCCAAAAACATGTTCCTGAAGAACAGCATGTTCCACTTGCCCAAACAG GTGCAGCTTAACAGGATGCTGTCCAGCCAGTATGTGATCCGCACCCAACCCACCAACATCTGCCTGTCCACGCTGGAATGTGCTGCTGTGGCTTTGTCCATCCTGGAGCAGAAGGAAGAGATCCAagag ATATTGCTGAGGCCTCTAAAAGCCCTGTGCTCCTTCCAGCTACAGCACGGCGCTCAGATTCATCACAGCAAAGAGCATCTCCTCAGGAACGGCATGTACGACAAACCCATGCCGAAAAACAAACGCAAGATCAAGAGGATGGAGAAACTGATGACTGACCACAGCATCTGTCCAAGATAA
- the LOC105915561 gene encoding uncharacterized protein C2orf42 homolog isoform X1, whose product MESGVTAPSPSGVVSSASPQAPTGRSSFAVKQRESRKPTAATPAFLSNLGKATLRGIRKCPQCGIYNGTRGLSCKNLACGVTLRDASARTKSSRKDAVEVVRVITDSEEESCGKEQEAGEGVQVFSVCHRGRRATQWGFVELVPTDTAIATADGATLLTRINLGRCFLPSCRQGERPGKPEPASAEPSLCIHIKQAIDCRSRATPLTFKSSVLEALQASLHAREQLWRLATESPGPLVQRVSKDTLVVKCHTDSQHPLGLLHLTVAKVDSPKSDRSAVFHCSCQVSAGRIKPAASVGSLPPPSAAASQPCLHFYACVCAFSSNEKLAAEFAAFISHTSSGVQQNAASGKPLQQTAEANNSQHKVKKQRLDEAASVAPPCAAAAGALKEGVPASGPRKAGQRKAAGAGGLKAAGSAQVVDERTVTMGFQAWLASVTERIHQTMHYQFDGKPQPLVYHIPQEFFTVLQQRLSLGSKKRRLPNLTTAFVRNDGLPLGSFSKYTWHITNLLHVKHIFDTTQLPLEVTQSFVKNLDGSYSRFHPPEPTSDPESLAGYRMDRQQAIRPMEHRTFLKVGPSSGDQKESSPFVIEWIPDALPRCQMGELRISFEFGHQQSGQSESQERAGGAEKKGRRKSDCSQSKVS is encoded by the exons ATGGAGAGCGGAGTGACCGCGCCCTCCCCGTCAGGCGTCGTCTCATCCGCCTCCCCTCAGGCTCCCACCGGCCGGTCCAGCTTTGCTGTAAAGCAGCGAGAAAGCAGGAAGCCCACAGCCGCGACTCCCGCCTTTCTCTCCAACCTGGGGAAGGCGACCCTGCGGGGCATTCGCAAATGCCCCCAGTGTGGCATCTACAACGGGACCCGCGGGCTAAGCTGCAAGAACCTAGCCTGCGGCGTGACCCTCAGGGATGCGTCGGCGCGCACCAAAAGCAGCAGGAAGGAcgcggtggaggtggtcaggGTGATCACTGACAGCGAGGAGGAGAGCTGTGGGAAGGAGCAGGAAGCGGGGGAAGGCGTGCAGGTGTTCTCAGTGTGCCACCGAGGGAGAAGAGCCACACAGTGGGGCTTCGTGGAGCTGGTCCCCACGGACACGGCCATAGCGACCGCAGACGGAGCCACCCTGCTCACCCGCATCAACCTAGGCCGCTGCTTCCTGCCCTCCTGCAGGCAGGGCGAGAGGCCCGGCAAGCCCGAGCCAGCGTCCGCCGAGCCCAGCCTCTGCATCCACATCAAGCAGGCCATCGACTGCCGGAGCCGCGCCACGCCGCTCACCTTCAAGAGCTCCGTCCTGGAGGCCCTGCAGGCTTCCCTCCATGCCAGGGAGCAGCTGTGGAGGCTGGCCACAGAGTCCCCCGGGCCTCTGGTGCAGCGGGTTTCTAAAGACACCCTGGTGGTGAAGTGCCACACGGACTCGCAGCACCCACTGGGCCTGCTTCACCTGACCGTGGCTAAGGTGGACTCCCCAAAGAGCGACAGGAGCGCCGTCTTCCACTGCAGCTGCCAGGTCAGCGCGGGGAGAATCAAACCTGCCGCATCGGTGGGCTCGCTCCCTCCTCCGAGCGCGGCAGCTTCCCAGCCCTGCCTGCACTTCTACGCCTGCGTGTGTGCCTTCTCGAGCAACGAAAAGCTGGCCGCAGAGTTTGCAGCTTTCATCAGCCACACCTCAAGCG GCGTGCAGCAGAACGCTGCCAGTGGGAAACCTCTGCAGCAGACGGCCGAAGCCAACAACTCGCAGCATAAAGTGAAGAAGCAGCGTTTGGATGAAGCTGCCtctg TGGCCCCTCCCtgcgcggcggcggcgggggcGTTGAAAGAAGGAGTGCCGGCCTCTGGCCCGAGGAAAGCCGGTCAGAGGAAAGCGGCTGGTGCTGGTGGGCTGAAGGCTGCAG GCAGTGCTCAGGTTGTGGATGAGCGCACTGTGACCATGGGCTTCCAGGCGTGGCTAGCCAGCGTGACGGAGAGGATCCATCAGACAATGCACTACCAGTTCGATG GAAAACCCCAGCCGTTGGTCTACCACATCCCCCAGGAGTTCTTCACCGTCCTGCAGCAGCGTCTGTCGCTGGGGTCGAAGAAGAGACGGCTGCCTAACCTCACAACAG CATTTGTGAGGAACGATGGACTTCCCCTGGGCTCGTTCTCCAAGTACACCTGGCACATCACCAATCTGCTGCACGTCAAACACATTTTCGACACTACACAG CTGCCGTTGGAGGTCACTCAGAGTTTTGTGAAGAATCTGGACGGCTCCTACTCCCGCTTTCACCCCCCCGAGCCGACATCTGATCCAGAATCATTAGCCGGATACAGGATGGACCGTCAACAGGCCATACGACCGATGGAGCACCGCACTTTCCTCAAAGTCG GACCAAGCTCTGGGGATCAGAAGGAGTCCAGTCCCTTCGTGATCGAGTGGATTCCTGACGCCCTGCCCCGCTGCCAGATGGGAGAGCTCAGGATCAGCTTTGAGTTCGGCCACCAGCAGAGCGGCCAATCAGAGAGCCAGGAGAGAGCGGGCGGGGCGGAGAAGAAAGGTCGCCGAAAGTCCGACTGTTCTCAGAGCAAAGTCTCATAG
- the LOC105915561 gene encoding uncharacterized protein C2orf42 homolog isoform X2: MESGVTAPSPSGVVSSASPQAPTGRSSFAVKQRESRKPTAATPAFLSNLGKATLRGIRKCPQCGIYNGTRGLSCKNLACGVTLRDASARTKSSRKDAVEVVRVITDSEEESCGKEQEAGEGVQVFSVCHRGRRATQWGFVELVPTDTAIATADGATLLTRINLGRCFLPSCRQGERPGKPEPASAEPSLCIHIKQAIDCRSRATPLTFKSSVLEALQASLHAREQLWRLATESPGPLVQRVSKDTLVVKCHTDSQHPLGLLHLTVAKVDSPKSDRSAVFHCSCQVSAGRIKPAASVGSLPPPSAAASQPCLHFYACVCAFSSNEKLAAEFAAFISHTSSGVQQNAASGKPLQQTAEANNSQHKVKKQRLDEAASGSAQVVDERTVTMGFQAWLASVTERIHQTMHYQFDGKPQPLVYHIPQEFFTVLQQRLSLGSKKRRLPNLTTAFVRNDGLPLGSFSKYTWHITNLLHVKHIFDTTQLPLEVTQSFVKNLDGSYSRFHPPEPTSDPESLAGYRMDRQQAIRPMEHRTFLKVGPSSGDQKESSPFVIEWIPDALPRCQMGELRISFEFGHQQSGQSESQERAGGAEKKGRRKSDCSQSKVS, from the exons ATGGAGAGCGGAGTGACCGCGCCCTCCCCGTCAGGCGTCGTCTCATCCGCCTCCCCTCAGGCTCCCACCGGCCGGTCCAGCTTTGCTGTAAAGCAGCGAGAAAGCAGGAAGCCCACAGCCGCGACTCCCGCCTTTCTCTCCAACCTGGGGAAGGCGACCCTGCGGGGCATTCGCAAATGCCCCCAGTGTGGCATCTACAACGGGACCCGCGGGCTAAGCTGCAAGAACCTAGCCTGCGGCGTGACCCTCAGGGATGCGTCGGCGCGCACCAAAAGCAGCAGGAAGGAcgcggtggaggtggtcaggGTGATCACTGACAGCGAGGAGGAGAGCTGTGGGAAGGAGCAGGAAGCGGGGGAAGGCGTGCAGGTGTTCTCAGTGTGCCACCGAGGGAGAAGAGCCACACAGTGGGGCTTCGTGGAGCTGGTCCCCACGGACACGGCCATAGCGACCGCAGACGGAGCCACCCTGCTCACCCGCATCAACCTAGGCCGCTGCTTCCTGCCCTCCTGCAGGCAGGGCGAGAGGCCCGGCAAGCCCGAGCCAGCGTCCGCCGAGCCCAGCCTCTGCATCCACATCAAGCAGGCCATCGACTGCCGGAGCCGCGCCACGCCGCTCACCTTCAAGAGCTCCGTCCTGGAGGCCCTGCAGGCTTCCCTCCATGCCAGGGAGCAGCTGTGGAGGCTGGCCACAGAGTCCCCCGGGCCTCTGGTGCAGCGGGTTTCTAAAGACACCCTGGTGGTGAAGTGCCACACGGACTCGCAGCACCCACTGGGCCTGCTTCACCTGACCGTGGCTAAGGTGGACTCCCCAAAGAGCGACAGGAGCGCCGTCTTCCACTGCAGCTGCCAGGTCAGCGCGGGGAGAATCAAACCTGCCGCATCGGTGGGCTCGCTCCCTCCTCCGAGCGCGGCAGCTTCCCAGCCCTGCCTGCACTTCTACGCCTGCGTGTGTGCCTTCTCGAGCAACGAAAAGCTGGCCGCAGAGTTTGCAGCTTTCATCAGCCACACCTCAAGCG GCGTGCAGCAGAACGCTGCCAGTGGGAAACCTCTGCAGCAGACGGCCGAAGCCAACAACTCGCAGCATAAAGTGAAGAAGCAGCGTTTGGATGAAGCTGCCtctg GCAGTGCTCAGGTTGTGGATGAGCGCACTGTGACCATGGGCTTCCAGGCGTGGCTAGCCAGCGTGACGGAGAGGATCCATCAGACAATGCACTACCAGTTCGATG GAAAACCCCAGCCGTTGGTCTACCACATCCCCCAGGAGTTCTTCACCGTCCTGCAGCAGCGTCTGTCGCTGGGGTCGAAGAAGAGACGGCTGCCTAACCTCACAACAG CATTTGTGAGGAACGATGGACTTCCCCTGGGCTCGTTCTCCAAGTACACCTGGCACATCACCAATCTGCTGCACGTCAAACACATTTTCGACACTACACAG CTGCCGTTGGAGGTCACTCAGAGTTTTGTGAAGAATCTGGACGGCTCCTACTCCCGCTTTCACCCCCCCGAGCCGACATCTGATCCAGAATCATTAGCCGGATACAGGATGGACCGTCAACAGGCCATACGACCGATGGAGCACCGCACTTTCCTCAAAGTCG GACCAAGCTCTGGGGATCAGAAGGAGTCCAGTCCCTTCGTGATCGAGTGGATTCCTGACGCCCTGCCCCGCTGCCAGATGGGAGAGCTCAGGATCAGCTTTGAGTTCGGCCACCAGCAGAGCGGCCAATCAGAGAGCCAGGAGAGAGCGGGCGGGGCGGAGAAGAAAGGTCGCCGAAAGTCCGACTGTTCTCAGAGCAAAGTCTCATAG
- the LOC118556460 gene encoding nucleolysin TIA-1-like isoform X2, with translation MLHVSLFHLPRSLHLCLLQEVKVNWATTPTSQKKDTSSHFHVFVGDLSPEITTDDIKAAFAPFGKISDCRVVKDMATGKSKGYGFVSFFNKWDAENAIQQMGGQWLGGRQIRTNWATRKPAPKTTNETASTKQLSFDEVLNQSSLSNCTVYCGGVAQGLTEQIMRQTFSPFGQIMEIRVFPEKGYSFVRFNSHEAAAHAIVSVNGTSIEGNIVKCYWGKETTDIVQGPIQQVQMAQQNTLSFAAQPYNQWGQWYSNTQQIGQYVPNGWQVPSYGVYGQAWDQQGYNHLHAGAGWTGVGAVSNGGMVEPGQGVNGTMLTNQAGMSTTGYPTH, from the exons ATGCTTCATGTCTCACTTTTTCATCTTCCCCGCTCTTTGCATCTGTGTCTCTTGCAGGAGGTGAAGGTTAACTGGGCCACAACCCCAACCAGCCAGAAGAAAGACACAAGCA gtcacttccatgtttttgttggaGACCTCAGTCCAGAAATCACCACAGATGACATAAAAGCAGCTTTTGCTCCATTTGGAAAAATATC GGACTGTCGCGTTGTGAAGGACATGGCCACAGGTAAATCTAAAGGCTATGGTTTTGTCTCCTTCTTCAACAAATGG GATGCAGAGAACGCCATTCAGCAAATGGGGGGGCAGTGGTTGGGAGGACGGCAGATCAGGACCAACTGGGCAACAAGGAAGCCTGCTCCCAAAACGACAAACGAAA CAGCCAGTACCAAACAGCTCTCTTTTGATGAGGTGTTAAACCAGTCCAGCCTCAGCAACTGTACGGTCTACTGCGGGGGAGTCGCACAAGGTCTCACAG AGCAAATAATGAGACAGACCTTCTCACCTTTTGGCCAAATAATGGAAATCCGCGTTTTCCCGGAGAAAGGCTACTCCTTTGTGAG GTTTAACTCCCACGAGGCAGCAGCTCATGCCATAGTTTCAGTAAATGGCACTTCCATAGAGGGCAACATTGTTAAGTGTTACTGGGGGAAAGAAACGACAGACATTGTACAGGGCCCCATACAGCAGGTACAGATGGCGCAG caGAACACACTGAGCTTTGCAGCTCAACCATACAATCAGTGGGGCCAGTGGTACAGCAACACACAACAGATCGGCCAATATGTGCCCAATGGCTGGCAGGTGCCAAGCTATGGCGTCTACGGACAGGCCTGGGATCAGCAGGGCTACAA TCATTTACACGCTGGAGCCGGATGGACGGGCGTGGGCGCTGTGAGCAACGGAGGCATGGTGGAGCCCGGCCAGGGAGTCAACGGGACAATGCTAACCAACCAGGCAGGCATGAGCACCACTGGATACCCCACCCACTGA